Proteins co-encoded in one Amaranthus tricolor cultivar Red isolate AtriRed21 chromosome 7, ASM2621246v1, whole genome shotgun sequence genomic window:
- the LOC130817777 gene encoding probable disease resistance protein At5g47260 produces the protein MFEYLDAIVSALPLLLCIAAVSLFRSEYLNYLNLENFTDGINSLKDFLGFIEDFPRWIHFYNNLNANLQKLRDKNHMLQQRQHDLREQVEDEEFQTGMRRRREVDNWLTCAGTKGTEVQRFLEAVTPIDHFWKFLYVAWLGNLAERKIEEVDELYSSGVFPEVLLRIRERYDLPETPMVGAAAMENINRILGWLRSGVTRIGVHGIRGIGKTAVVTHIFNLLSENDDVRVYMIVVGDDYGEYRLQDEIAKEVGIKLREEDEPKRAAFLYRALKQRNFVLILDGLKKHVSEYNIGIPLDAAKGKMIITSRSRDVCRKTGCQNNMIAIDPLPDDEALKLFKRTGEFMFQPESPMESVMRKIVELCRGVPEKIIEMGVHLRGVEDDSVWLETLMEMSG, from the coding sequence TTGATGCAATAGTGTCTGCACTGCCACTGCTGCTGTGTATTGCAGCGGTGAGTTTGTTTAGATCAGAATACTTGAACTACTTGAACTTGGAAAACTTCACAGATGGGATTAATTCCTTAAAGGATTTCTTGGGTTTCATCGAAGATTTTCCACGGTGGATTCACTTCTACAACAATCTGAACGCCAACCTGCAAAAACTCCGAGACAAAAACCATATGTTGCAGCAAAGACAACATGATCTGCGCGAGCAGGTTGAAGATGAGGAGTTTCAGACGGGTATGAGACGAAGGAGAGAAGTCGATAATTGGTTAACTTGTGCTGGAACTAAAGGCACAGAGGTGCAGAGGTTTCTAGAAGCAGTGACACCAATTGATCACTTTTGGAAGTTTTTGTATGTAGCATGGTTGGGAAACCTTGCTGAAAGAAAGATTGAAGAGGTGGATGAACTCTACAGTTCAGGAGTTTTCCCGGAGGTTCTGTTGCGGATTAGAGAAAGATATGATCTACCGGAAACGCCAATGGTGGGTGCTGCAGCAATGGAGAATATCAACAGAATTTTGGGGTGGTTGAGGAGCGGAGTCACTAGAATTGGGGTGCACGGAATCAGAGGGATCGGGAAAACTGCTGTTGTGACGCACATTTTTAATCTACTGTCCGAAAATGATGATGTTCGTGTTTATATGATCGTGGTAGGTGATGATTATGGGGAATATCGTTTGCAGGATGAAATTGCAAAAGAAGTTGGGATTAAATTGAGGGAAGAAGATGAACCGAAAAGGGCGGCTTTCTTGTACAGGGCGTTAAAGCAGAGAAACTTTGTGTTAATTTTAGATGGTCTGAAAAAACATGTATCAGAGTATAATATAGGCATACCTCTTGATGCTGCAAAAGGGAAGATGATTATCACTTCGAGATCTCGAGATGTGTGCCGAAAGACCGGTTGCCAGAACAACATGATTGCAATAGATCCACTTCCGGATGATGAAGCATTGAAACTCTTTAAACGAACAGGTGAGTTCATGTTCCAGCCCGAGTCTCCGATGGAGAGTGTAATGAGGAAAATCGTGGAGCTGTGCAGGGGTGTACCTGAGAAAATAATCGAGATGGGTGTACATCTGAGGGGAGTTGAGGACGATAGTGTCTGGCTCGAAACACTCATGGAAATGTCGGGATAA
- the LOC130817778 gene encoding PAP-specific phosphatase HAL2-like: MEEVERDFSKELDVAVRIVHLACALCQRVQRSLKPTNADQVKSKDDDSLVTVADYSVQAVVSWILSESFGSESVSIVAEEDAQMLAKSELLQPVVETVNASLLEAPRFGLKLLGIPLGLNQVIEAIGRCNSSGGPKGRHWVLDPVDGTLGFVRGNQYAVALALIDEGRVVLGVLGCPNYPVKKGLVNHHHQVTSENSSASPDMWEKGCVMYAMRGTGKAWMQPLVYGDLKVDSFKHARSIQVSTIEDPSLSTFCEPVEKANTSHSFTEGVAHTVGLRKKPLRVYSMVKYAAIARGDAEIYMRFARAGYKEKIWDHAAGVLIVQEAGGVVTDAGGRPLDFSRGIYLEGLDRGIIACSGAVLHEKIIGAVDVSWECSLL; the protein is encoded by the exons ATGGAGGAAGTAGAAAGAGATTTCTCCAAGGAATTGGATGTGGCTGTTAGGATTGTTCACTTGGCTTGTGCTCTATGTCAAAGAGTTCAAAGAAGCTTGAAACCTACTAATGCTGATCAGGTCAAGTCCAAAGATGACGATTCTCTTGTCACTGTTGCAG ATTATAGTGTTCAAGCTGTTGTTAGCTGGATATTGTCAGAATCTTTCGGAAGCGAAAGTGTATCCATTGTCGCAGAAGAAGATGCCCAAATGCTCGCAAAGTCCGAATTATTGCAGCCCGTGGTGGAAACAGTTAATGCTAGCTTATTAGAAGCACCAAGGTTTGGTCTTAAACTTTTGGGTATTCCTCTTGGGCTCAACCAAGTGATTGAAGCCATCGGTCGATGTAACTCCTCCGGTGGCCCTAAAGGAAGGCATTGGGTTTTAGATCCTGTTGATGGGACCCTGGGCTTTGTGCGTGGCAATCAGTATGCGGTTGCACTAGCATTGATTGACGAGGGAAGAGTAGTTCTTGGAGTTTTGGGGTGCCCCAACTACCCTGTGAAGAAGGGTCTTGTAAACCATCACCACCAAGTTACATCAGAAAATTCTTCAGCCTCTCCTGACATGTGGGAGAAAGGCTGTGTGATGTATGCAATGAGAGGCACCGGGAAAGCATGGATGCAGCCATTGGTTTATGGTGATTTGAAGGTTGACTCGTTCAAACATGCGAGATCAATTCAAGTTTCCACCATTGAGGATCCTTCTCTTTCAACATTCTGTGAGCCAGTGGAAAAAGCCAACACTAGTCACTCTTTCACGGAGGGTGTTGCTCACACTGTTGGACTAAG GAAGAAGCCTTTGCGGGTATATAGTATGGTGAAGTATGCTGCCATAGCTCGGGGGGATGCTGAAATTTATATGAGGTTTGCAAGAGCTGGCTATAAAGAGAAGATATGGGATCATGCTGCGGGTGTGCTTATTGTACAAGAGGCAGGTGGTGTAGTGACTGATGCAGGAGGACGCCCACTGGACTTTTCAAGGGGAATATATTTGGAAGGTCTCGATCGTGGAATAATTGCTTGTTCTGGAGCTGTATTACATGAGAAAATCATAGGAGCTGTTGATGTTAGTTGGGAATGCTCTCTCCTCTAA